Proteins encoded in a region of the Dorea longicatena genome:
- a CDS encoding lysophospholipid acyltransferase family protein — MRRILLMVIRNILFVPVYWYKLCYHARHVEKYTEEEHYELLRYIDHRANTSGNINIKVYGQENIPDDNGFMFYPNHQGLYDVLAIMEACPRPFSVVAKKEVANVPFLKQVFECMKAYMIDREDVRQSLQVIVNVSNDVKAGKNFLIFPEGTRSKKGNQVQEFKGGSFKAATRAKCPIVPVALVNCFVPFDSKTTEQVDVQVHFLKPLLYDEYKDMKTTEIAAIVKERIQCTINSSL, encoded by the coding sequence ATGAGAAGAATTCTTCTGATGGTTATAAGAAATATTTTGTTTGTGCCGGTTTATTGGTACAAATTATGTTATCATGCAAGACATGTTGAAAAGTATACAGAGGAAGAACACTATGAATTATTAAGATACATAGATCATCGTGCCAATACTTCGGGAAATATTAATATTAAAGTATATGGACAGGAGAACATCCCGGATGATAATGGATTCATGTTCTATCCAAATCATCAGGGACTTTATGATGTACTTGCGATTATGGAAGCGTGTCCAAGACCATTTTCGGTAGTTGCTAAAAAAGAAGTGGCTAATGTTCCATTTCTTAAACAGGTTTTTGAGTGTATGAAGGCTTACATGATTGACAGAGAGGATGTCCGTCAGTCTTTACAGGTAATTGTTAATGTAAGCAATGATGTAAAAGCGGGAAAGAACTTTCTTATCTTTCCGGAAGGTACAAGATCTAAAAAAGGTAATCAGGTACAGGAATTCAAAGGCGGAAGTTTCAAAGCGGCAACCAGGGCAAAATGTCCGATCGTGCCAGTTGCGCTGGTTAATTGTTTTGTGCCATTTGATTCCAAGACAACAGAACAAGTGGATGTACAGGTGCATTTCTTAAAACCATTACTTTATGATGAATATAAAGATATGAAAACAACAGAAATAGCAGCCATAGTGAAAGAAAGAATACAATGTACGATTAACAGTAGTCTTTAG